From a region of the Salvelinus namaycush isolate Seneca chromosome 40, SaNama_1.0, whole genome shotgun sequence genome:
- the pcid2 gene encoding PCI domain-containing protein 2: MAHITINQYLQQVYDAIDNHEGSFCAELLSFKHPHVANPRLQLASPEEKCQQVLEVPYDEMVAAHLRCTYAVSNHDFVEAYKCQTLVVQSFLRAFQSHKEENWALPVMFAVTLDLRIFANNAEQQLLRKGKGKLGDMLEKAAEQLMGCFRVCASDNRAGIDDSKKWGMLFLINQLFKIYFKINKLHLCKPLIRAIDSSNLKDDYSMAQRVTYKYYVGRKAMFDSDYKPAEEYLSFSFQHCHRSSQRNKRMILIYLLPVKMLLGHMPNHQLLRKYDLMQFADVTKAVSEGNLLLLNEALAKHETFFIRCGIFLILEKLKIITYRNLFKKVYQLLKTHQLPLDAFLVALKMMQVEEVDIDEVQCILANLICEGHIKGYISHQHQKLVVSKANPFPLLSSSS; the protein is encoded by the exons ATGGCGCACATAACAATCAACCAGTATCTCCAACAG GTGTATGATGCCATTGATAATCATGAGGGGAGCTTTTGTGCAGAACTGCTGTCATTCAAACACCCACATGTGGCTAACCCACGTCTCCAG CTCGCCAGTCCAGAGGAGAAGTGCCAACAGGTGCTGGAAGTCCCGTACGATGAGATGGTTGCAGCACACTTGAGGTGCACCTATGCAGTGTCCAACCACGACTTTGTTGAGGCGTACAAATGTCAGACGTTGGTGGTCCA GTCATTCTTGAGGGCCTTCCAATCTCACAAAGAGGAGAACTG GGCCTTGCCAGTGATGTTCGCTGTTACGCTGGACCTGCGGATATTTGCCAACAAT GCAGAGCAGCAGCTCCTGAGGAAGGGAAAAGGCAAACTGGGAGACATGCTGGAGAAAGCTGCTGAACAACTGATGGGCTGTTTCAGAGTGTGTGCCAGCGACAA TCGGGCTGGGATTGACGACTCCAAGAAGTGGGGAATGTTGTTTCTCATCAATCAGCTCTTCAAGATCTACTTCAAG atcaACAAGCTACACCTGTGTAAGCCACTGATCCGAGCCATCGACAGCTCCAACCTGAAGGATGATTACAGTATGGCCCAGAGAGTCACCTACAAATACTACGTAGGCCGCAAGGCCATGTTCGACAGCGACTACAAGCCAGCCGAGGAGTACCTGTCCTTCTCCTTCCAGCACTGCCACCGCTCCAGCCAGAGGAACAAACGCATGATCCTCATCTACCTACTGCCTGTCAAGATGTTGCTG GGTCACATGCCTAATCACCAGCTGCTCAGGAAGTACGACCTCATGCAGTTTGCCGACGTCACGAAAGCTGTGAG TGAGGGCAACCTGCTGCTGTTGAACGAGGCCTTGGCCAAGCATGAGACCTTCTTCATCCGCTGTGGCATCTTCCTCATCCTCGAGAAGCTCAAGATCATCACCTACCGGAACCTCTTCAAGAAAGT GTACCAACTGCTGAAGACTCACCAGTTACCCCTAGATGCCTTCCTGGTAGCTCTGAAAATGATGCAGGTGGAAGAGGTGGACATTGACGAGGTGCAGTGTATCCTGGCCAACCTAATCTGCGAG